A window of Streptomyces sp. DG1A-41 contains these coding sequences:
- a CDS encoding FG-GAP-like repeat-containing protein, with product MSKRRIGRGAAVAAVVAAVTAPVAAQAADAAPTTPAGAARLHDDFNGDGYSDLAVAAPAATVGGKKGAGYVAVVYGSRNGLDATKRQVFSQSTAGVPGSPETDDAFGSALTTADLDRDGYADLVVGVGSEDTADGGAESGLVEVLWGGTKGLSGGAVLATGKTYDRLGRQGRLTVGDVDGDGAEDLVTVQDQCNLRVLKGPFARDGSTAHGEQLVTDEFDSRVLDLATGDVNGDGVTDVAATGTDGDEFDARRVVYWPGTEQGLTPYTTVRGGDGYRLQGGENLDIGDVDRDGYDDIVVGRAVDGYDSDLDTPVAKGGRVTWIPGGPAGPDGVKARFLNQDGPGVPGSAEAGDGFGTDVRVADVNGDGYPDVATGLPGEDLGGVADAGAVVVLPGTARGLTGTGAQVVTQNTPDVPGTPEKNDAFGRAVHLADADHDGLADLAAGAPGENGNAGSVWYFRSAPATVVSPGATTTFGNTLLGTTATQARLGTVFAD from the coding sequence ATGAGCAAGCGCAGGATCGGCCGAGGAGCCGCAGTGGCGGCGGTCGTCGCGGCCGTCACCGCCCCGGTGGCCGCACAGGCCGCCGACGCGGCCCCCACGACCCCGGCCGGCGCGGCGAGGCTCCACGACGACTTCAACGGCGACGGCTACTCCGACCTCGCCGTGGCCGCCCCGGCCGCGACCGTCGGCGGGAAGAAGGGCGCCGGATACGTCGCCGTGGTCTACGGCTCGCGGAACGGGCTGGACGCGACGAAGAGGCAGGTGTTCAGCCAGAGCACGGCCGGCGTGCCCGGCAGCCCCGAGACGGACGACGCGTTCGGCAGCGCGCTCACCACCGCCGACCTCGACCGCGACGGGTACGCGGACCTGGTGGTCGGCGTGGGAAGCGAGGACACGGCCGACGGCGGTGCGGAGTCCGGGCTGGTCGAGGTCCTGTGGGGCGGTACGAAGGGCCTGTCCGGCGGGGCCGTCCTGGCCACCGGGAAGACCTACGACCGGCTCGGCCGCCAGGGGCGCCTGACCGTCGGGGACGTCGACGGCGACGGCGCCGAGGACCTGGTGACCGTGCAGGACCAGTGCAACCTGCGCGTGCTGAAAGGCCCGTTCGCCCGGGACGGCTCCACGGCCCACGGCGAGCAGCTCGTGACGGACGAGTTCGACAGCCGCGTCCTCGACCTGGCCACCGGCGACGTCAACGGCGACGGTGTCACGGACGTGGCCGCCACCGGGACCGACGGCGACGAGTTCGACGCCCGCCGGGTCGTGTACTGGCCGGGCACCGAGCAGGGGCTCACGCCGTACACCACCGTGCGGGGCGGCGACGGCTACCGGCTCCAGGGCGGCGAGAACCTCGACATCGGGGACGTCGACCGGGACGGCTACGACGACATTGTGGTCGGCCGGGCCGTCGACGGGTACGACAGCGACCTCGACACCCCCGTCGCCAAGGGCGGCCGGGTCACCTGGATCCCGGGCGGCCCGGCCGGGCCCGACGGTGTGAAGGCCAGGTTCCTCAACCAGGACGGCCCCGGCGTGCCCGGGAGCGCCGAGGCGGGCGACGGCTTCGGTACCGACGTCCGGGTCGCCGACGTCAACGGCGACGGATACCCGGACGTGGCGACCGGGCTGCCCGGTGAGGACCTGGGCGGTGTGGCCGACGCGGGAGCCGTCGTCGTGTTGCCCGGCACCGCGCGCGGGCTCACCGGCACCGGCGCCCAGGTGGTCACGCAGAACACGCCCGACGTGCCGGGCACCCCCGAGAAGAACGACGCCTTCGGCAGGGCCGTCCACCTCGCCGACGCCGACCACGACGGCCTGGCCGACCTGGCGGCGGGCGCGCCGGGGGAGAACGGCAACGCCGGGTCCGTGTGGTACTTCAGGTCCGCCCCGGCAACCGTCGTGAGCCCCGGCGCCACCACGACCTTTGGCAACACGCTCCTCGGCACCACCGCCACCCAGGCCCGGCTCGGCACCGTCTTCGCTGACTGA
- the obgE gene encoding GTPase ObgE, with translation MTTFVDRVELHVAAGSGGHGCASVHREKFKPLGGPDGGNGGRGGDVILTVDQSVTTLLDYHHSPHRKATNGKPGEGGNRFGKDGQDLVLPVPDGTVVLDKAGNVLADLVGHGTSFVAAQGGRGGLGNAALASARRKAPGFALLGEPGDVREIVLELKTVADVALVGYPSAGKSSLISVLSAAKPKIADYPFTTLVPNLGVVTAGSTVYTIADVPGLIPGASQGKGLGLEFLRHVERCSVLVHVLDAATLESDRDPVSDLDAIEEELRQYGGLDNRPRIVVLNKIDVPDGKGLAEMVRPDLEARGYRVFEVSAVAHMGLKELSYAIAELVAKARAAKPKEEATRIVIRPKAVDDTGFTVTRDADGLFRVRGEKPERWVRQTDFNNDEAVGYLADRLNRLGVEEELMKAGARGGDGVAIGPEENAVVFDWEPSVMAGAEMLGRRGEDHRLEEARPAAQRRRDRQAERDEAQREFDDFEPF, from the coding sequence ATGACCACCTTCGTGGACCGCGTCGAGCTGCATGTCGCCGCGGGTAGCGGAGGTCACGGCTGTGCCTCCGTCCACCGCGAGAAGTTCAAGCCGCTGGGCGGGCCCGACGGCGGCAACGGCGGGCGCGGCGGGGACGTGATCCTCACCGTCGACCAGTCCGTCACCACGCTCCTCGACTACCACCACTCCCCGCACCGCAAGGCCACCAACGGCAAGCCCGGCGAGGGCGGCAACCGCTTCGGCAAGGACGGGCAGGACCTCGTCCTGCCGGTGCCGGACGGCACGGTGGTGCTCGACAAGGCGGGCAACGTCCTCGCCGACCTCGTCGGGCACGGCACGTCGTTCGTCGCCGCGCAGGGCGGCCGGGGCGGGCTCGGCAACGCGGCGCTGGCGTCCGCGCGCCGCAAGGCGCCCGGGTTCGCGCTGCTCGGCGAGCCGGGAGACGTGCGGGAAATCGTCCTGGAGCTGAAGACGGTCGCCGACGTGGCGCTCGTCGGGTATCCGAGCGCCGGCAAGTCGTCCCTGATCTCGGTGCTGAGCGCGGCCAAGCCGAAGATCGCCGACTACCCGTTCACCACGCTCGTGCCGAACCTCGGTGTCGTCACGGCCGGCTCGACGGTGTACACGATCGCCGACGTGCCCGGTCTGATCCCGGGAGCCAGCCAGGGCAAGGGCCTGGGCCTGGAGTTCCTGCGGCACGTGGAGCGGTGCAGTGTGCTCGTGCACGTCCTGGATGCCGCCACCCTGGAGTCGGACCGCGACCCGGTCTCCGACCTCGACGCCATCGAGGAGGAGCTGCGGCAGTACGGCGGCCTGGACAACCGCCCGCGGATCGTCGTCCTGAACAAGATCGACGTACCGGACGGCAAGGGCCTGGCCGAGATGGTGCGGCCCGACCTGGAGGCGCGCGGGTACCGCGTGTTCGAGGTGTCGGCCGTGGCACACATGGGGCTGAAGGAGCTGTCGTACGCGATCGCGGAGCTCGTGGCGAAGGCGCGGGCGGCGAAGCCGAAGGAGGAGGCCACGCGGATCGTGATCCGGCCGAAGGCCGTCGACGACACCGGTTTCACGGTGACGCGCGATGCGGACGGGCTGTTCCGGGTGCGCGGGGAAAAGCCCGAGCGCTGGGTGCGCCAGACCGACTTCAACAACGACGAGGCGGTCGGCTACCTGGCGGACCGGCTCAACCGGCTCGGGGTCGAGGAAGAGCTGATGAAGGCGGGCGCCCGGGGCGGCGACGGTGTCGCCATCGGTCCCGAGGAGAACGCCGTGGTCTTCGACTGGGAGCCGTCCGTGATGGCCGGGGCCGAGATGCTCGGCCGACGCGGTGAGGACCACCGGTTGGAGGAGGCGCGGCCGGCCGCGCAGCGCCGCAGGGACCGGCAGGCCGAGCGGGACGAGGCGCAGCGGGAGTTCGACGACTTCGAGCCGTTCTGA
- the rpmA gene encoding 50S ribosomal protein L27, with amino-acid sequence MAHKKGASSTRNGRDSNAQRLGVKRFGGQVVSAGEILVRQRGTHFHPGAGVGRGGDDTLFALQAGSVQFGTHRGRKVVNIVPVA; translated from the coding sequence ATGGCACACAAGAAGGGCGCATCGTCCACCCGGAACGGTCGCGACTCCAACGCCCAGCGGCTCGGCGTGAAGCGCTTCGGCGGTCAGGTCGTCAGCGCGGGTGAGATCCTGGTCCGTCAGCGCGGCACCCACTTCCACCCGGGCGCCGGCGTCGGCCGTGGCGGCGACGACACGCTGTTCGCCCTCCAGGCCGGTTCGGTGCAGTTCGGCACCCACCGTGGCCGCAAGGTCGTGAACATCGTTCCGGTCGCCTGA
- the rplU gene encoding 50S ribosomal protein L21, giving the protein MYAIVRSGGRQHKVAVGDIVEVDKISTAQVGDTVELSTLLVVDGDAVTSDPWVLAGIKVQAEVVDHHKGQKIDILRYKNKTGYRRRQGHRQQYTAIKVTEIPTAAK; this is encoded by the coding sequence GTGTACGCCATCGTGCGCAGCGGTGGCCGCCAGCACAAGGTTGCTGTCGGTGACATCGTTGAGGTTGACAAGATTTCCACTGCCCAGGTTGGCGACACGGTCGAGCTCTCGACCCTGCTCGTTGTCGACGGCGACGCCGTGACCAGCGACCCGTGGGTGCTGGCCGGCATCAAGGTCCAGGCCGAGGTCGTGGACCACCACAAGGGCCAGAAGATCGACATTCTGCGCTACAAGAACAAGACCGGTTACCGCCGTCGCCAGGGCCACCGCCAGCAGTACACGGCGATCAAGGTCACTGAGATCCCCACGGCTGCGAAGTAA